The Spirosoma foliorum genome has a window encoding:
- the xylA gene encoding xylose isomerase gives MSTITLGDQEYFKGIGAIAYEGPKSKNPLAFKWYNPELVIGGKTLREQLRFAISYWHTFCGTGGDPFGPGTRVFPWDQDNDANVRAKLKMDAAFEFITKIGAPYYCFHDIDLVDEGPSASDYEKRLQAIVEYGQQKQKESGVKLLWGTANVFSNPRYMNGASTNPDFAVLAYAGTQVKNAIDATIALGGENYVFWGGREGYMSLLNTNMKREVEHLAQFLTIARDYARKQGFKGTFFIEPKPMEPTKHQYDYDAATVIGFLRQYGLDKDFQLNIEVNHATLAGHTFDHELQVAADAGMLGSIDANRGDYQNGWDTDQFPINLYELVEAALVIHQAGGIKPGGINFDAKVRRNSTDLEDLFVAHIGGMDAFARSFIVADAILQDSDYLKFRKDRYASFDGGQGKAFEEGKLTLEDLRTYTLENGEPQLRSGKQEWLESIINQYI, from the coding sequence ATGTCAACGATTACACTGGGCGATCAGGAATACTTTAAAGGTATTGGCGCCATCGCCTATGAAGGCCCTAAATCCAAAAATCCATTAGCGTTTAAATGGTACAATCCCGAATTAGTTATAGGTGGAAAAACGCTGCGTGAGCAACTCCGCTTTGCCATCAGCTACTGGCATACCTTCTGCGGAACCGGTGGTGACCCCTTCGGCCCCGGAACACGCGTTTTCCCTTGGGATCAGGACAACGATGCCAACGTTCGGGCAAAACTGAAAATGGACGCGGCTTTCGAATTTATCACGAAAATCGGAGCGCCTTACTATTGCTTTCATGATATTGATCTGGTCGATGAAGGCCCTTCGGCCAGCGACTACGAAAAGCGGCTGCAAGCTATTGTTGAGTATGGTCAACAAAAGCAGAAAGAAAGTGGTGTGAAACTCCTGTGGGGTACCGCTAATGTGTTCTCGAACCCTCGCTATATGAATGGCGCTTCGACGAATCCAGATTTTGCAGTGTTGGCTTATGCCGGAACGCAGGTCAAAAATGCTATCGATGCCACTATTGCATTAGGCGGAGAGAACTACGTATTCTGGGGTGGTCGGGAAGGTTATATGTCGCTGCTGAACACCAACATGAAGCGGGAGGTTGAGCACCTGGCTCAGTTCCTGACCATTGCCCGCGATTACGCCCGGAAGCAAGGTTTTAAAGGTACGTTCTTCATTGAACCGAAGCCAATGGAACCTACCAAACACCAGTACGACTACGATGCCGCTACAGTTATTGGTTTCCTACGTCAGTATGGTCTGGATAAGGATTTCCAATTGAACATCGAAGTTAACCACGCTACCCTGGCCGGACATACGTTCGATCATGAATTGCAGGTGGCTGCCGATGCAGGTATGTTAGGCAGCATCGATGCCAACCGGGGCGATTACCAAAATGGTTGGGATACTGACCAATTTCCCATCAATCTGTATGAATTAGTAGAGGCAGCTTTGGTGATTCATCAGGCGGGTGGTATTAAACCGGGTGGTATCAATTTCGATGCGAAAGTTCGCCGGAACTCGACCGATCTGGAAGACCTGTTTGTGGCTCACATTGGTGGTATGGATGCGTTTGCCCGTTCGTTCATCGTGGCTGATGCGATCCTGCAGGATTCCGATTATCTCAAGTTCCGCAAAGATCGTTATGCATCGTTTGACGGCGGTCAGGGTAAAGCCTTTGAGGAAGGTAAACTGACCCTAGAAGACTTGCGTACCTACACGCTGGAAAATGGGGAGCCACAACTTCGTAGTGGCAAACAGGAGTGGCTGGAAAGTATTATTAATCAGTATATCTAG
- a CDS encoding transketolase, which translates to MITNELTKVASQVRRDIVRMVHGVASGHPGGSLGCTDLLVGLYFEAMNLKKDESDSVVFDMSGTGEDMFFLSNGHISPVLYSVLARRGYFPVSELATFRKLDSRLQGHPATAEHLPGIRIASGSLGQGLSAAAGAAYGKKIRKDPNLVYCLMGDGEQQEGQIWEAAAFIPHRKLDNLIAIVDFNGQQIDGPTDVVLNNRDLGVKYEAFGWAVLHMDGNNMDEVVATLAAAKKASGKGLPVCIIMKTEMGQGVDFMMHTHKWHGTAPNNEQLAAALAQLDETLGDY; encoded by the coding sequence ATGATAACGAATGAATTAACTAAAGTTGCCTCACAGGTACGGCGGGACATTGTCCGGATGGTACATGGCGTGGCGTCTGGTCACCCAGGCGGTTCACTGGGCTGCACTGATTTATTGGTGGGCCTTTATTTTGAGGCAATGAATCTAAAAAAGGATGAGTCTGATTCGGTGGTGTTCGACATGAGCGGCACCGGAGAAGATATGTTCTTTCTGTCGAATGGGCATATTTCGCCAGTGCTGTATTCGGTGCTGGCTCGCCGTGGCTATTTCCCCGTAAGTGAACTGGCTACGTTTCGTAAGCTGGATTCTCGATTGCAAGGACACCCGGCAACGGCAGAACACCTACCCGGTATTCGTATTGCTTCCGGTTCGCTGGGGCAAGGGCTTTCGGCGGCTGCCGGAGCGGCCTACGGTAAAAAAATTCGGAAAGACCCAAATCTGGTGTATTGCCTGATGGGCGATGGCGAACAACAGGAGGGGCAAATTTGGGAAGCCGCTGCTTTCATTCCTCACCGAAAGCTCGACAACCTGATTGCTATTGTTGATTTCAACGGACAGCAAATCGATGGGCCAACGGACGTTGTCTTGAACAATCGTGATTTGGGCGTGAAATATGAAGCCTTTGGCTGGGCCGTACTTCATATGGATGGGAACAACATGGATGAGGTGGTGGCTACGTTAGCCGCTGCTAAAAAAGCTAGTGGCAAAGGGTTGCCGGTTTGTATCATCATGAAAACGGAAATGGGGCAGGGCGTCGACTTTATGATGCACACGCACAAATGGCACGGAACAGCTCCTAATAATGAACAGTTAGCAGCGGCTTTAGCGCAATTAGACGAAACTCTGGGCGACTACTAA
- a CDS encoding transketolase family protein: protein MKTYTFSEKKDTRSGFGAGMAELGRSNPDVVALCADLVASLKLDTFIKENPDRFIQCGIAEANMIGVAAGLTLNGLIPFATTFANFGSSRVYDQIRQAVAYSNKNVKICVSHAGLTLGEDGATHQVLEDIGMMKSLPGMTVINPCDFNQTKAATIAIADYEGPVYLRFGRPVVPNFTPADQPFEIGKAILLNEGAHVSIFATGHLVWQALEAGKILAEQGVDAEIINIHTIKPLDKEAILKSVYKTGCAVTAEEHQMNGGLGDSVAQVLALNHPAPLEMVAVNDSFGESGTPDQLMEKYGLTAASIVAKALAVIQRKK, encoded by the coding sequence ATGAAAACCTACACATTTTCCGAAAAGAAAGATACGCGCTCTGGTTTTGGGGCGGGTATGGCCGAATTGGGCCGTTCGAATCCAGACGTAGTAGCCTTATGCGCTGATTTAGTAGCCTCGCTGAAACTGGATACGTTTATCAAAGAAAACCCAGACCGGTTTATTCAGTGCGGTATTGCCGAAGCGAACATGATTGGCGTTGCGGCTGGCTTAACGTTAAATGGCCTGATTCCGTTTGCAACCACATTTGCCAACTTTGGATCGAGCCGGGTGTATGACCAGATTCGTCAGGCGGTAGCCTATTCGAACAAGAATGTCAAAATCTGCGTATCGCATGCGGGATTGACGCTGGGCGAAGATGGTGCGACTCACCAGGTTCTGGAAGATATCGGGATGATGAAATCATTGCCTGGTATGACGGTAATTAATCCCTGCGACTTCAATCAGACCAAAGCCGCTACCATTGCCATTGCCGACTACGAAGGCCCGGTTTATTTGCGGTTTGGCCGTCCGGTAGTTCCCAACTTTACCCCCGCCGATCAGCCTTTCGAGATTGGTAAAGCGATTCTGCTTAACGAAGGCGCCCACGTATCCATTTTTGCTACGGGACATCTGGTTTGGCAAGCCCTAGAAGCGGGTAAAATTCTGGCCGAACAGGGTGTTGATGCCGAAATTATCAACATCCATACCATTAAGCCGCTCGACAAGGAAGCGATCCTGAAATCAGTTTACAAAACGGGTTGTGCCGTAACTGCCGAAGAGCATCAAATGAATGGTGGACTTGGCGATAGTGTCGCGCAGGTATTGGCATTGAACCATCCGGCACCATTGGAAATGGTGGCCGTCAACGACTCATTTGGCGAAAGCGGAACGCCCGATCAGTTGATGGAAAAATACGGCCTGACGGCTGCGTCGATAGTGGCGAAAGCACTGGCCGTTATTCAGCGAAAAAAATAA